Genomic DNA from Methanosarcina sp. MTP4:
CCAGGAGGGTACCCAGGTGCAACCATATGGCAATTGGGATTGCTTCCGAAAGTGATTTCCCAAAAAAGTTTATTAGAACGAGGGATGTCATCCCCTCACTGCTTACAGGCAGCCATTCCGCGATCCCCTGAATGGTTCCGAGTACAACAGCTTCAAAAAATGTTAACATGTATTGTCGATATGTCTGGCCGGTATATATATTAACCCGTCTTATTTCATAAATAGATTATAGATTAAAGCTTCGTTGATATTAAAGTGAAGCTTTATTCCAAGCAGCCGGGGAGGGAGTTGTCAGGGTGCATTACGATCAGGAAAAGGGCTCTGTTTTTGAAGCACTTGGATCTTCAGAGGCAGGTTTGAGCTTCGAGGAGGCCGAAAAAAGGCTTCTGGAATTCGGGAATAACGAGCTTGAAGAGGAAGAACAAATTTCAGTCATGAAGCTCTTCCTCGTTCAGTTCAAAAGCATTTTGATCCTGATCCTTATAGCTGCAGCCCTCGTCTCCGCCGTTCTTGGTGAACTTGTTGACGCAGTCGTGATTATGTTTACGGTCTTTTTGGCGGGGGTCCTTGGTTTCTTTCAGGAATACCGGGCAGAAAAGGCAATAGAACTCCTCAAGTCCCTTACAGCCCCCGAAGCCCTGGTAATAAGGGATGGGCATGATCAGAAAATTCCTTCAAGGACCCTTGTGCCCGGAGACCTTATCCTGCTCCAGGCGGGCGACCGCATCCCTGCAGATGCAAGGCTTGTAGAGGCTTTTAACCTCAGAGTTGACGAGGCTGCCCTGACCGGGGAGTCCCTGCCCGTCCTTAAGAATACCGGGGCCTTGCCTCTCGAAACGCCTGAAGTTGACAGGACAAACATGGTCTACACGGGCACGGCTGTGACTTACGGCAGGGGTAAAGCCCTGGTCACGGCAACAGGCATGAGTACGGCTTTCGGGAGTCTTGCAAAGCTTTTGGGAACAATCGAGAGGTCAAGGACTCCTTTGCAGGAAAGTCTTGACCGTTTCGGTAGGTGGATTGGCGCTGCAACTCTTGTGGTGGTGTCTTTTGTCGCAGTCCTTGGGATTCTCAGCGGTTTTCCCCTTTTTGACATGTTCCTCTGGGGAGTTGCCCTTGCTGTTGCCGCAATTCCCGAAGCCCTCCCTGCGGTTGTGGCTGTGGGGCTGGGGCTTGGGGTCCGGCGTATGGTCAAAAGGAACGCCCTTGTGAGGAAGCTTCCTTCCGTGGAGACCCTGGGAGCAACCAATGTTATCTGTTCGGACAAGACCGGGACCCTTACCCAGAACAAAATGACGGTTGAAAGGGTCTATGTGAACGGACAGAAACTGAAAGTCACAGGCAGTGGGTACGAGCCCTCCGGAGAATTTTTCGGAGGAGGCGGTTCTGCTCCGGTATCCGGGGACGAACCTCACCTCAGGAGGCTGCTGCTTGCAGGTGCCCTCTGCAACGATGCGGACCTTGTCAAAAACGAAGGTTCCTGGGAGATTAAAGGGGACCCAACAGAAGCCGCCCTTGTTGTCGCGGCAGCTAAAGTCGGGCTTCGAAAAGGGGAACTTGAAAAAAAATACCCCCGGGTGGAGGAGATCCCTTTTTCTTCTGAGAGCAAGAGGATGACCACTCTCAATTCGACTCCCAATTCAGTCTCTAATTTCACTTCCGATTCAGTCTCCAGGTCAACTCCCTATCTAACTTCCAATTCAGTCTCTAATTCAGTCTCCACTTCCACTTCCATTCCCAATTCAAATGAAGCTACTTCCATCAGTTCCGATAGTTCTTCCGGGGCCGGGGAATCGGGGAGGCTCGTAGCCTATTCCAAAGGAGCCCCTGAAGTAATCCTCGATTCCTGTACGAAAAC
This window encodes:
- a CDS encoding cation-translocating P-type ATPase, producing MHYDQEKGSVFEALGSSEAGLSFEEAEKRLLEFGNNELEEEEQISVMKLFLVQFKSILILILIAAALVSAVLGELVDAVVIMFTVFLAGVLGFFQEYRAEKAIELLKSLTAPEALVIRDGHDQKIPSRTLVPGDLILLQAGDRIPADARLVEAFNLRVDEAALTGESLPVLKNTGALPLETPEVDRTNMVYTGTAVTYGRGKALVTATGMSTAFGSLAKLLGTIERSRTPLQESLDRFGRWIGAATLVVVSFVAVLGILSGFPLFDMFLWGVALAVAAIPEALPAVVAVGLGLGVRRMVKRNALVRKLPSVETLGATNVICSDKTGTLTQNKMTVERVYVNGQKLKVTGSGYEPSGEFFGGGGSAPVSGDEPHLRRLLLAGALCNDADLVKNEGSWEIKGDPTEAALVVAAAKVGLRKGELEKKYPRVEEIPFSSESKRMTTLNSTPNSVSNFTSDSVSRSTPYLTSNSVSNSVSTSTSIPNSNEATSISSDSSSGAGESGRLVAYSKGAPEVILDSCTKTFFEGVERPLTPELRQEILDIVGDMGDQALRVIAVAYRGLEEEIPLEEVESEMVFVGLMGMRDPPREEAKAAIRTCASAGIKTVMITGDHKVTASAVARELGIFSEGDLALTGTELDRIEDNEFEDMVEQVLVYARVYPTHKLRVVEAFKKKGYVVAMTGDGVNDAPALKAADMGIAMGITGTDVSKEAASMILTDDNFASIVSAVEEGRNIFKNIKNFITYGLTTHLGEVLIVLAAVLGWQILPLIAVQILWINLITDGLPPMALSVEPPDRGLMRQKPRNVEEGLITRREITAGVGIGVLIAVQALLVLIWALESGFSLEKLQTLIFTLLVLSEMFNAFNWRSDRYSVFALGLFTNKPLIYAIGITLILQLLVIYTPVLQTAFRTVPLSLAEWGVILPLASTTLISMELMKFLRSRRYK